The following coding sequences lie in one Marinihelvus fidelis genomic window:
- a CDS encoding aminopeptidase P N-terminal domain-containing protein — protein MIKAEEYARRRRQLMRTVGEGAVVILRAAPERVRNHDVLYPYRQDSDFLYLTGFKEPDAMLVLVTEASGGRSILFCREKDPVKEMWDGAMIGLEAAVSEYGMDEAWPIGEVERRLPDLLHDRVRIVHDLGRDPAFDTQLIGWLNAFRGKPRRSFHAPDEIVELGHLLHDMRLYKSRGELSAMRRAARVSAEAHVLAMQACEPGLNEADIHATLVQHFMREHCDVAYSPIVGGGANACVLHYITNNAPLADGDLLLIDAGAEYDGYAADITRTFPVNGRFSEPQRQLYELVLAAQAAAIDRVRPGSQWEDIHEAAVSVLTDGLLALGILEGEREDALEQGLVDNYYVHKTGHWLGLDVHDAGDYQVDGHSRELEPGMVLTIEPGLYIRADDTRVDERWRGIGIRIEDDVVVTRDEPEILTRHVPKAIADIEALMGA, from the coding sequence ATGATCAAGGCTGAAGAATACGCGCGCCGCCGGCGCCAGTTAATGCGCACGGTGGGCGAGGGCGCGGTGGTGATCCTGCGCGCCGCGCCGGAGCGCGTGCGCAACCACGACGTGCTTTACCCCTATCGCCAGGACAGCGATTTCCTCTACCTGACCGGGTTCAAGGAGCCGGACGCCATGCTGGTGCTGGTCACCGAGGCCAGCGGCGGGCGCAGCATCCTGTTCTGCCGGGAAAAGGACCCGGTCAAGGAGATGTGGGACGGGGCGATGATCGGGCTCGAGGCCGCGGTGTCGGAATACGGCATGGACGAGGCCTGGCCCATCGGCGAGGTCGAGCGGCGACTGCCGGACCTGCTGCACGACCGGGTGCGCATCGTGCACGACCTGGGCCGTGACCCGGCGTTCGACACCCAGCTGATTGGCTGGCTGAACGCGTTCCGCGGCAAGCCGCGGCGTAGCTTCCATGCCCCTGACGAGATCGTTGAACTCGGCCACCTGCTGCACGACATGCGGCTGTACAAGAGCCGCGGTGAGCTGTCGGCCATGCGCCGCGCGGCGCGGGTCTCGGCCGAGGCCCACGTGCTGGCCATGCAGGCCTGCGAGCCCGGCCTTAACGAGGCGGATATCCATGCCACGCTGGTCCAGCACTTCATGCGCGAACACTGCGACGTGGCCTATTCGCCCATTGTCGGTGGCGGCGCCAATGCCTGCGTGTTGCACTACATCACGAACAATGCGCCGCTGGCCGACGGCGACCTGCTGCTGATCGACGCCGGCGCGGAATATGACGGTTACGCCGCCGACATCACCCGGACCTTTCCCGTGAATGGTCGCTTCAGCGAACCGCAGCGGCAGCTCTACGAACTGGTGCTGGCCGCGCAGGCCGCGGCCATCGACAGGGTGCGCCCGGGCAGCCAGTGGGAGGATATCCACGAGGCCGCCGTGTCGGTGCTGACCGACGGCCTGCTGGCGCTGGGCATTCTCGAAGGTGAGCGTGAGGACGCGCTGGAGCAGGGCCTGGTCGACAACTACTACGTGCACAAGACCGGCCACTGGCTGGGCCTGGACGTGCACGATGCCGGTGACTACCAGGTCGACGGTCATTCACGGGAGCTGGAGCCCGGCATGGTGCTGACCATCGAGCCCGGGCTGTATATCCGCGCCGACGACACGCGCGTGGATGAACGCTGGCGCGGCATCGGCATCCGTATTGAGGATGATGTCGTGGTGACCCGCGACGAGCCGGAGATTCTGACCCGGCATGTACCCAAGGCGATCGCCGACATCGAGGCCCTGATGGGCGCATGA
- a CDS encoding FAD-dependent oxidoreductase: MSSDATSRPDVDVAIVGGGLVGTALACALAPLGWAVAVIEARPVAAGEATSTNHDPRCFALAAASCRILEGLDAWPALAASAGPIRDIVVTEKGRPGRVHLDPAELGLDAFGQVVPAPALGRVLLDRARGLDGVVMHQGAVVTALQQADDRVTLAMDRGPAADGSGPAHLSASLVVAADGADSPVREMLGIGTRRKDYGQTAVVCHVTPAQHHRGRAFERMTADGPFAMLPLPNGRCGLVWCAPPGRAAELMEAPDEDFLAEAGGRSGGVLGTFSEAGARRAWPLSLVVPERDVDDRVVLVGNAAHTIHPAGAQGFNLGLRDVAALAEALSGHTAGSSSRPIDAGDPARLAAYASARAADRKATVAFTDGLVGLFSSAMPFAASARSGALLAHALLPPLRRRLVSAAMGYRPPVSRLALGEPLAPVREGAS, encoded by the coding sequence ATGAGCAGCGACGCGACCAGTCGGCCCGATGTCGACGTGGCCATCGTCGGCGGCGGCCTGGTCGGAACCGCGCTGGCCTGCGCGCTGGCGCCGCTGGGCTGGGCCGTGGCCGTGATTGAAGCGCGGCCGGTCGCCGCTGGCGAAGCGACGTCCACGAATCATGACCCCCGCTGTTTCGCGCTCGCCGCCGCTTCCTGCCGCATCCTCGAGGGCCTGGACGCCTGGCCGGCCCTGGCCGCCTCCGCCGGCCCCATCCGCGATATCGTCGTCACCGAAAAGGGCCGCCCCGGGCGCGTGCACCTGGATCCTGCCGAACTGGGCCTGGACGCATTCGGGCAGGTTGTTCCCGCGCCCGCGCTGGGCCGGGTGTTGCTGGACCGGGCCCGCGGCCTGGATGGCGTGGTGATGCACCAGGGCGCGGTCGTGACCGCGTTGCAACAGGCCGATGACCGCGTGACCCTGGCGATGGACCGTGGCCCGGCAGCCGACGGCTCCGGCCCCGCGCATCTTTCCGCATCGCTGGTGGTGGCCGCCGACGGTGCCGACTCCCCGGTGCGCGAAATGCTAGGCATCGGCACGCGCCGCAAGGATTACGGTCAGACCGCCGTGGTCTGTCATGTCACGCCGGCGCAGCACCATCGTGGCCGCGCCTTCGAACGCATGACAGCCGACGGCCCATTCGCCATGCTGCCGCTGCCTAACGGGCGTTGCGGCCTGGTCTGGTGCGCGCCACCGGGCCGCGCGGCCGAACTCATGGAGGCACCGGACGAGGACTTCCTGGCGGAAGCCGGCGGGCGTTCGGGTGGCGTGCTGGGGACATTCTCAGAAGCCGGTGCGCGCCGTGCCTGGCCGCTTTCGCTGGTGGTGCCCGAGCGCGATGTCGATGACCGGGTGGTGCTGGTCGGCAATGCCGCCCACACCATTCACCCGGCCGGCGCCCAGGGCTTCAACCTGGGGTTGCGCGATGTGGCCGCGCTGGCCGAGGCGCTCTCGGGTCACACGGCCGGCAGTTCAAGCCGCCCGATTGATGCCGGCGACCCGGCCAGGCTCGCCGCTTACGCCAGCGCACGCGCCGCGGACCGGAAGGCCACGGTGGCTTTCACTGACGGCCTGGTCGGCCTGTTTTCCAGCGCCATGCCGTTCGCTGCCAGTGCGCGGTCGGGCGCCCTGCTGGCACACGCGTTGTTGCCGCCGTTGCGTCGTCGCCTGGTCTCGGCCGCCATGGGCTACCGGCCGCCGGTATCGCGGTTGGCGCTGGGTGAACCGTTGGCGCCGGTGCGCGAGGGCGCGTCATGA
- the trpC gene encoding indole-3-glycerol phosphate synthase TrpC: protein MSLPTILERILVTKREEIAAGKARTSASELNAKAADLPPARGFVAALDAAAARGPAIIAEVKKASPSAGVIRADFRPADIAAAYERGGAACLSVLTDEDYFQGHADYLAQARGACALPVLRKDFIIDPWQVPESRCMGADCILLIVAALDDEQLHQLFGLAREQGMDVLVEVHDEDEMRRALALPDDALLGVNNRDLHRFVTSLDTTTRLQAMLPPGRMLVTESGIRTRKDIAGLRADGIDAFLVGEAFMREDDPGQALRQLFFDTTEVSE, encoded by the coding sequence ATGAGCCTGCCAACAATCCTGGAACGCATCCTTGTGACCAAGCGCGAGGAAATCGCGGCCGGCAAGGCCCGCACCAGCGCTTCCGAACTGAACGCGAAGGCCGCCGACCTGCCGCCGGCACGCGGCTTCGTCGCCGCGCTCGATGCCGCCGCCGCCCGCGGCCCGGCCATCATCGCCGAGGTCAAGAAGGCCTCACCCAGCGCGGGCGTGATCCGTGCCGACTTTCGCCCCGCGGACATCGCCGCCGCCTACGAACGTGGTGGCGCGGCCTGCCTGTCGGTGCTCACCGACGAGGACTACTTCCAGGGCCATGCCGATTACCTGGCCCAGGCCCGCGGGGCCTGCGCGCTGCCGGTGCTGCGCAAGGACTTCATCATCGACCCCTGGCAGGTGCCGGAGTCCCGCTGCATGGGCGCCGACTGCATCCTGCTGATCGTCGCCGCTCTGGATGACGAGCAGTTACACCAGCTGTTCGGCCTGGCCCGCGAACAGGGCATGGACGTGCTGGTTGAAGTCCACGACGAGGACGAGATGCGCCGAGCGCTGGCGCTGCCGGACGATGCCCTTCTGGGCGTGAACAACCGCGACCTGCACCGCTTCGTCACCTCGCTGGACACGACCACGCGCCTGCAGGCCATGCTGCCGCCCGGCCGTATGCTGGTGACCGAGAGCGGCATCCGCACCCGCAAGGATATCGCCGGCCTGCGGGCCGACGGCATCGACGCCTTCCTCGTGGGCGAGGCGTTCATGCGCGAGGATGACCCGGGGCAGGCGCTGCGGCAGTTGTTCTTTGACACCACGGAGGTTTCAGAATGA
- the rplM gene encoding 50S ribosomal protein L13, with protein sequence MKTFSAKPQDVRRDWHLVDATDKTLGRLATELARRLRGKHKPEYTPHVDTGDCIVVINADKIRVTGNKLQAKMYHHHTGYIGNLKSIPLHKQLDEHPERVIQSAVKGMLPKNPLGRAMFKKLHVYAGPEHPHAAQQPVALDI encoded by the coding sequence ATGAAAACTTTTTCTGCGAAGCCGCAGGACGTCAGGCGCGATTGGCACCTGGTGGATGCGACCGACAAGACGCTGGGCCGGCTGGCCACTGAACTGGCACGCCGCCTGCGCGGCAAGCACAAGCCGGAATACACCCCGCACGTGGACACGGGCGACTGCATCGTCGTGATCAACGCCGACAAGATCCGCGTCACCGGCAACAAGCTGCAGGCCAAGATGTACCACCACCACACCGGTTACATCGGCAACCTGAAGTCAATCCCGCTGCACAAGCAGCTGGACGAGCACCCCGAGCGCGTGATCCAGAGCGCGGTCAAGGGCATGCTGCCGAAGAACCCGCTGGGTCGTGCCATGTTCAAGAAACTGCACGTCTACGCCGGCCCCGAACACCCGCACGCCGCCCAGCAGCCTGTTGCGCTGGACATCTGA
- a CDS encoding (2Fe-2S) ferredoxin domain-containing protein, giving the protein MSYYQRHIFFCVNDRGPNADRPCCGKCGTEALRAHAKQRIKALDLAGEGKVRVNSSGCLDRCEEGPVCVVYPDGIWYTFVDEFDIDEIVESHLVDGVPVERLRI; this is encoded by the coding sequence ATGAGTTATTACCAGCGACACATTTTCTTCTGCGTCAACGACCGTGGGCCGAACGCCGACCGCCCCTGCTGCGGCAAGTGCGGCACCGAGGCCCTGCGTGCGCACGCCAAGCAGCGCATCAAGGCGCTCGACCTGGCCGGCGAGGGCAAGGTACGGGTCAACTCATCAGGCTGCCTGGACCGCTGCGAGGAAGGCCCGGTCTGCGTGGTCTATCCCGACGGCATCTGGTACACCTTCGTCGACGAATTCGATATCGACGAGATCGTCGAATCACACCTGGTCGACGGTGTTCCGGTCGAGCGGCTGCGAATTTAG
- a CDS encoding 5-formyltetrahydrofolate cyclo-ligase, whose translation MDKTTARRHYRQARRTLDAQTRARHDQAIREHLSRHPLVQSAQTIAAYSAFDGEPDLAPWLISLAAAGTRIALPVISTEQRGLMRFRHWQAGNALGPNTLGIDEPGSGEWFAPGSIDIILVPLVAWTRSGQRLGMGAGYYDRFLAARDDSRRPATVGVAYECQRAETLQVDDWDIPMDHVVCEAGWFTCQP comes from the coding sequence ATGGATAAAACCACCGCGCGCCGCCATTACCGCCAGGCCAGGCGCACCCTGGACGCGCAGACGCGGGCCCGGCACGACCAGGCCATCCGCGAACACCTCTCGCGGCATCCGCTGGTGCAGTCCGCCCAGACCATTGCCGCGTATTCCGCCTTCGATGGCGAGCCCGATCTGGCCCCCTGGCTGATTTCACTGGCTGCTGCCGGCACCCGCATCGCGCTGCCCGTCATCAGTACCGAACAACGCGGGCTCATGCGCTTCCGGCACTGGCAGGCCGGTAACGCGCTCGGCCCCAATACGCTGGGCATCGACGAGCCGGGCTCGGGCGAATGGTTCGCGCCCGGCAGCATCGACATCATCCTCGTTCCCCTGGTGGCATGGACCCGGTCCGGCCAGCGACTGGGCATGGGCGCGGGCTATTACGACCGTTTCCTGGCGGCCCGTGACGATAGCCGCCGGCCAGCCACCGTCGGCGTCGCCTATGAATGCCAACGGGCAGAAACGCTGCAGGTGGACGATTGGGACATCCCCATGGATCACGTTGTCTGCGAGGCCGGGTGGTTTACCTGCCAACCCTGA
- a CDS encoding RrF2 family transcriptional regulator: MRTAMQLTRFTDYSIKALVYLAEHPDEWVTIRQISEDYDISRNHLMKVASFLGTQGYLRSQRGPGGGIRLRVTPSDINLADVIMDAEGSMTLLDCMNETKAEIDAVQSRLRSVLVQAIQAFVDSLSVHTLEDLVSQGEGETAAAAPQ; encoded by the coding sequence ATGCGCACCGCCATGCAGTTAACACGTTTTACCGATTATTCGATCAAGGCACTGGTCTATCTTGCGGAACACCCCGACGAATGGGTCACCATTCGGCAGATCTCCGAAGACTACGACATTTCGCGCAATCACCTGATGAAGGTGGCCAGTTTCCTGGGCACCCAGGGTTACCTGCGCTCGCAGCGCGGTCCCGGCGGCGGGATTCGTCTGCGGGTCACACCGTCGGACATCAACCTGGCCGACGTGATCATGGATGCCGAAGGCAGCATGACACTGCTTGATTGCATGAACGAGACCAAGGCAGAAATCGACGCCGTTCAGTCCCGCCTGCGAAGCGTTCTGGTCCAGGCCATCCAGGCCTTTGTTGATTCGCTTAGCGTCCACACCCTGGAAGACCTGGTCAGCCAGGGCGAGGGTGAGACCGCGGCCGCAGCACCACAATAA
- the rpiA gene encoding ribose-5-phosphate isomerase RpiA — translation MSQLRQKQEAARAALEWVEPGSVIGVGTGSTVDAFITALEESRIPVDGAISSSETTTQRLRGIGIDIVDLNYAGDIDVYIDGADEFDPHRRLIKGGGGALTREKIVAEAARTFVCMVDESKRVGVLGAFPLPVEVIPMARSLVARKLVALGGQPIWREGLVTDNGNLVLDVHNLDLVDPVRMERTINDIPGVVCNGLFAIRPANVVLCAGSGGVERIS, via the coding sequence ATGAGCCAGCTACGGCAGAAACAGGAAGCCGCTCGCGCGGCACTGGAATGGGTCGAACCCGGCAGCGTGATCGGCGTCGGCACCGGCAGCACCGTGGACGCCTTTATCACTGCGCTGGAAGAGTCGCGCATCCCGGTTGACGGCGCCATCTCCAGTTCCGAGACCACGACCCAGCGCCTGCGTGGCATCGGCATTGATATCGTCGACCTGAACTATGCCGGCGATATCGATGTGTACATCGACGGCGCCGACGAGTTCGACCCGCACCGCCGGTTGATCAAGGGTGGCGGCGGCGCCCTGACCCGCGAGAAGATCGTCGCCGAGGCCGCGCGTACGTTTGTCTGCATGGTCGATGAAAGCAAGCGCGTCGGTGTGCTGGGTGCCTTCCCGCTGCCGGTGGAGGTGATCCCGATGGCGCGCAGCCTGGTGGCCCGCAAGCTGGTCGCCCTCGGCGGGCAGCCGATATGGCGGGAGGGGCTGGTGACCGACAACGGCAACCTGGTGCTGGACGTGCACAACCTGGACCTGGTCGACCCGGTGCGCATGGAGCGCACCATCAACGACATTCCCGGCGTGGTCTGCAACGGCCTGTTCGCGATACGCCCGGCCAACGTGGTGCTGTGCGCGGGAAGTGGCGGCGTAGAGCGGATTTCCTGA
- a CDS encoding UPF0149 family protein encodes MSTIALPDFDHTLALSHGNLDAAGLSECHGVACGLLVRQPSSGADAFLGLLDMLQITDQPGVALREALADLFTAAASQLADDDMGFVIWLPDDEESLEDRTEAIAQWCNGFLASIGAGDDGCLETLSDDAGEALADLKEIALAEVAVEYEDESGQAPVDDDEQAFAEIVEYIRVSVLILREDLRGPVDGDSIH; translated from the coding sequence ATGTCAACCATAGCGCTGCCCGATTTCGACCATACCCTGGCATTGAGCCATGGCAATCTCGACGCCGCCGGGCTGTCCGAGTGCCATGGCGTGGCCTGCGGCCTGCTGGTGCGCCAGCCGTCCAGCGGCGCCGATGCTTTCCTGGGGCTGCTGGACATGCTGCAGATCACCGACCAGCCGGGTGTCGCCCTGCGTGAAGCCCTGGCGGACCTGTTCACCGCCGCGGCCTCGCAACTGGCCGACGACGACATGGGTTTCGTAATCTGGCTGCCGGATGACGAGGAGAGCCTGGAGGACCGGACCGAGGCGATCGCGCAGTGGTGCAACGGCTTCCTGGCTTCGATCGGCGCCGGCGATGACGGCTGCCTGGAGACACTCTCCGACGATGCCGGCGAAGCGTTGGCCGACTTGAAGGAGATCGCGCTGGCCGAGGTCGCGGTCGAGTACGAGGACGAATCCGGCCAGGCGCCGGTGGACGATGACGAGCAGGCCTTCGCCGAGATCGTCGAGTACATTCGCGTGTCCGTGCTGATCCTGCGCGAGGACCTGCGCGGGCCGGTCGACGGCGACAGCATTCACTGA
- the rpsI gene encoding 30S ribosomal protein S9 gives MATEQYYGTGRRKSSAARVYVTKGTGQILVNDRPLDEFFGRETARMVVRQPLEKLELNDQFDINAKVSGGGTTGQAGAIRLGLSRALLEYDEELRKPLRAVGLLTRDAREVERKKVGLHKARKATQYSKR, from the coding sequence ATGGCAACTGAACAGTACTACGGCACCGGCCGACGCAAGTCTTCCGCCGCCCGTGTTTACGTCACCAAGGGCACCGGCCAGATCCTGGTCAACGATCGTCCCCTGGATGAATTTTTCGGCCGTGAAACGGCCCGCATGGTCGTGCGCCAGCCGCTCGAAAAGCTGGAACTGAACGACCAGTTCGACATCAACGCCAAGGTATCCGGCGGCGGCACCACCGGCCAGGCCGGCGCCATCCGCCTGGGCCTGTCCCGCGCGCTGCTGGAATACGACGAAGAGCTGCGCAAGCCGCTCCGCGCCGTCGGCCTGCTGACCCGCGACGCCCGCGAAGTCGAGCGTAAGAAAGTCGGCCTGCACAAGGCCCGCAAGGCGACCCAGTACAGCAAGCGCTGA
- a CDS encoding cell division protein ZapA, which translates to MSTEKEPISVTILDREYQFACLPEERAALKEAAELLDGRMREIKATGNLMALERIAVMTALNMSNELIELRKVGVAREEQVDRRIRMLADELEGALGDPID; encoded by the coding sequence ATGTCCACTGAAAAAGAACCCATCTCGGTCACCATACTGGACCGGGAATACCAGTTTGCCTGCCTGCCCGAAGAACGCGCCGCGCTGAAAGAAGCCGCCGAGCTCCTGGACGGCCGCATGCGCGAGATCAAGGCCACCGGCAACCTGATGGCGCTGGAACGCATCGCCGTCATGACTGCGCTGAACATGTCCAACGAACTGATCGAGTTGCGCAAGGTGGGCGTGGCCCGCGAGGAACAGGTCGATCGCCGCATCCGCATGCTTGCCGATGAGCTGGAAGGTGCGCTGGGCGACCCAATCGACTAA
- a CDS encoding TIGR02449 family protein, with protein MESLEQSTRDLQRLEAKLRQLLDQVKRLREENESLQTRQESLVSERAALVAKNDEARTKVEAMIHRLKALEQM; from the coding sequence ATGGAGTCATTAGAACAGTCCACCCGGGACCTGCAGCGCCTCGAGGCCAAGTTGCGCCAGCTCCTGGACCAGGTCAAACGCCTGCGCGAGGAAAACGAGTCCCTGCAGACCCGGCAGGAATCGCTGGTTTCCGAGCGCGCGGCGCTGGTGGCAAAGAATGACGAAGCACGCACCAAGGTCGAAGCCATGATCCATCGCCTGAAGGCGCTGGAACAGATGTAA
- a CDS encoding 2OG-Fe(II) oxygenase, whose protein sequence is MQILPSSVIAQCDGHEVLATALERQGYVVCPDGLPSEIAGTLMTYLEQVDGGEFHAATVGRGDDQQRNRFVRRDAIHWLDEHAPALAPWREWTEALRVHLNRRLFLGLFSFESQLAHYRPGDFYRTHLDAFRGEASRVVSLVTYLNPDWQAGDGGELVLHTDLGAIHVPPAYRTVVLFLSEEMPHEVLPAARDRFSVAGWFRLNGSMGERVDPPR, encoded by the coding sequence TTGCAAATCCTTCCGTCTTCCGTCATCGCTCAGTGCGATGGCCACGAGGTTCTGGCCACCGCGCTAGAACGCCAGGGTTACGTGGTGTGTCCCGACGGCCTGCCCTCCGAAATCGCCGGCACGCTGATGACCTACCTGGAGCAGGTCGACGGCGGCGAATTCCACGCCGCCACGGTCGGCCGCGGCGACGACCAGCAACGCAACCGTTTCGTCCGCCGCGACGCCATCCACTGGCTGGACGAGCACGCACCCGCGCTCGCGCCCTGGCGCGAATGGACCGAAGCACTGCGCGTGCACCTGAACCGACGCCTGTTCCTGGGCCTGTTTTCATTCGAAAGCCAGCTGGCCCACTACCGGCCCGGTGACTTCTACCGCACCCACCTGGATGCCTTCCGCGGCGAGGCCAGCCGCGTGGTCTCACTGGTGACCTACCTGAACCCGGACTGGCAGGCGGGCGACGGCGGCGAACTGGTGCTGCACACCGACCTCGGCGCCATTCACGTGCCACCGGCCTATCGCACCGTCGTGCTGTTTCTTTCGGAGGAGATGCCGCACGAGGTGCTGCCGGCGGCACGGGATCGATTTAGCGTGGCGGGGTGGTTCCGGTTGAACGGGTCGATGGGTGAGCGGGTTGATCCGCCGCGTTAA
- the coq7 gene encoding 2-polyprenyl-3-methyl-6-methoxy-1,4-benzoquinone monooxygenase, with the protein MERHLTPIDRALCFLDDALRLSAGVAPAASRPNPAAETPDTTFEEDQRQHVAGLMRINHTGEICAQALYAGQAVTARDPAVRDEMAHAASEEIDHLSWCAERLDELDSHTSALNPLWYAGSFAIGATAGLAGDAWSLGFLKETERQVEAHLADHLAQLPAEDRRSHAILAQMKIDEAQHAETAAAAGARDLPGPVRSAMRLASGVMKRIAYRV; encoded by the coding sequence ATGGAAAGGCATCTCACTCCCATCGATCGCGCCCTGTGCTTTCTTGATGACGCCCTGCGGCTCTCTGCCGGCGTCGCGCCCGCGGCGAGCCGCCCCAACCCTGCGGCCGAAACCCCGGACACCACGTTCGAGGAAGACCAGCGCCAGCACGTGGCCGGGCTGATGCGTATCAACCACACCGGCGAGATCTGCGCCCAGGCGCTGTATGCCGGCCAGGCCGTGACCGCACGCGACCCGGCGGTCCGTGACGAAATGGCGCACGCGGCCAGCGAGGAAATCGATCACCTGTCCTGGTGCGCGGAGCGGCTGGACGAACTCGACAGCCATACCAGCGCGCTCAACCCGTTGTGGTACGCGGGCTCGTTCGCCATCGGCGCGACCGCCGGGCTGGCCGGCGACGCCTGGAGCCTGGGTTTCCTGAAGGAGACCGAGCGCCAGGTCGAGGCCCACCTGGCCGATCACCTGGCGCAGTTACCGGCCGAGGACCGGCGCAGTCACGCCATCCTGGCGCAGATGAAGATCGATGAGGCGCAGCACGCCGAGACCGCCGCGGCGGCCGGCGCCCGTGACCTGCCTGGCCCGGTGCGCAGCGCCATGCGACTGGCTTCGGGAGTAATGAAAAGGATCGCTTACCGGGTCTGA
- a CDS encoding c-type cytochrome → MKRTCITLAIMAIASAGTALAADPEAGKAKSATCVACHGADGISPNPLWPNLAGQKDQYLVKQMKAFRDGDRKDPLMTPMAAGLSDEDIANLAAYYSGL, encoded by the coding sequence ATGAAGCGCACCTGCATCACCCTGGCCATCATGGCCATTGCCTCTGCCGGCACGGCCCTGGCCGCCGACCCCGAAGCCGGTAAGGCGAAATCCGCGACCTGCGTCGCCTGTCACGGTGCCGACGGCATCAGCCCCAACCCGCTTTGGCCGAACCTGGCCGGCCAGAAGGACCAGTACCTGGTCAAACAGATGAAGGCCTTCCGCGACGGCGACCGCAAGGATCCGTTGATGACGCCCATGGCCGCCGGCCTGAGCGACGAGGATATCGCCAACCTGGCGGCGTACTACTCGGGCCTCTGA
- a CDS encoding class D sortase has translation MSGIPRAVRECTPRHVTRQALRHAVFMKGWYLLSGICGTIHFRPFVERATNDLMTGTSNGSRPRKLFGNAMMAAGVVLLASFGLAKGWSSTQSQAGVDAFEANRAAMQAGLQSSPPPRPSHDFEPDTANAVAAIDADAAIQAARESANAAWYSDPDFSLWSEKRVKDFEDSLKVESDAPHAVLNIDHLNIRVPVYNGADEFNLNRGVARIIGTGRIGETGNLGIAGHRDGFFRPLKDIKVGDTFELETYYGTETYAVSSIDIVDPADLHVLAPTDAPTVTLVTCYPFYHVGHAPKRFIVKGEVVNHQVNS, from the coding sequence ATGTCGGGCATTCCCAGGGCGGTGAGGGAATGTACACCACGCCACGTGACGCGCCAAGCCTTGCGTCACGCGGTGTTCATGAAAGGGTGGTATTTACTGTCAGGCATTTGCGGTACTATCCATTTTCGCCCATTTGTTGAACGAGCGACGAACGACCTGATGACTGGCACTTCAAACGGTTCCCGCCCACGCAAACTTTTCGGCAACGCCATGATGGCGGCCGGCGTAGTGTTGCTGGCCAGCTTCGGCCTGGCCAAGGGCTGGAGTTCGACCCAGAGCCAGGCCGGCGTGGATGCCTTCGAGGCCAACCGGGCGGCCATGCAGGCCGGCCTGCAGTCTTCGCCGCCGCCGCGGCCCAGCCATGATTTCGAGCCGGATACGGCCAACGCCGTGGCCGCGATCGACGCTGACGCGGCCATCCAGGCCGCGCGCGAGTCAGCCAACGCGGCCTGGTATTCGGACCCGGATTTCAGCCTGTGGTCGGAAAAGCGGGTCAAGGACTTCGAAGATAGCCTGAAGGTCGAGAGTGATGCGCCGCACGCGGTCCTGAACATCGACCACCTGAACATCCGCGTGCCGGTCTATAACGGCGCCGACGAGTTCAACCTCAACCGCGGCGTGGCGCGCATTATCGGCACGGGACGTATCGGTGAGACCGGCAACCTCGGCATTGCCGGGCATCGTGACGGCTTCTTCCGACCGTTGAAAGACATCAAGGTGGGGGATACCTTTGAGCTTGAGACCTACTATGGCACCGAGACTTACGCGGTTTCATCCATTGATATCGTCGATCCTGCGGATCTGCATGTTCTGGCGCCCACCGACGCGCCTACCGTTACGCTGGTAACCTGCTATCCTTTTTACCATGTCGGTCATGCACCAAAACGCTTCATCGTGAAAGGTGAGGTAGTCAACCATCAGGTCAATTCATAG